The following is a genomic window from Burkholderia oklahomensis C6786.
TGATCGTCACGTACCATCCGGCGTATCTGCTGCGCAGCCTGCAGGACAAGGCGAAGGCCTGGTCCGATCTGTGCCTCGCGAACGATGCCTACCGGAACGCCGCGCCCGCCGCCGACCCGCAATGAACGCCGCGGCGTCGCCCGTGCCGCTGAGCGCTTTGCGCGACGCGGCCGTGCGCGATCTCGCATGGCTGCTGTCGAGCGCGAGCCTGCTCGCGCCGTCGGCGGGCGCGCCGCTTGCGCAGCCTTGGGCAAGCGTCGCCGATGCGGCGCGGACGGCGGCGTGGCTCGTCGCGCTCGACGCGCAGCCCGCGCCGCTGCACGACGCGCTCGCGCAGGCGCGGCCGGTGCGGCTCGGCCGCTACGCCGAATGCCTGCTCGGCTATTTCGTCGGGCATGCGCCGTCGCTGCGCCTCGTCGCCGCGAACCTGCCGCTGCGCCTCAACGGCCGCACGCTCGGCGAGTGCGATTTCCTGATCGAGACCGCGCGCGGCGAGCGCCTGCATTGGGAGCTCGCGGTCAAATGCTATCTGTGCGTCGCGACGTCGGGCGCCGCATCGCTCGTCGACTTCGTCGGACCGAATCTTGCCGACCGCTTCGATCTGAAGCGCGCGCGGCTCATTGATCATCAGCTGCTGCTGACGCGGCGCGACGAGTTCGCGTCGCTCGGTCACGCGGGGCCGTGGCGCGCGCAGATGCTCGTGAAAGGGTGGCTGTTCTATCGCGCGGGCGACGCGCGGGCGAACGGCGGGATCGCCGATCCGCCCGAAGTCGGAGCCGATCATCCGCGCGGCTTCTGGGTCACGCGCGACGCGTGGCCGGCGTTCGCCGGCGCGCAGCGGGGCGACGTCGCGTGGGCGGTGCTGCCGCGTCTCGCGTGGCTCGCGCCGCGCGCGATCGACGAGGCGGCGGCGACGCAGGGCCCTGGTGCGCTGCTCGCGGCGGATGCGGTTCTCGCGCAGGTCGCGGAGCAGGCGGGGCCGTCGCTCGTCGCGGCGCTCGCGCGCGATGACGACGCGATGTGGCGCGAAATCACGCGCGGCTTCATCGTGCCCGACGATTGGCCGGAACGTGCGGCGGCGTTTGCTGCGCGTTGATGCGCGGTGGGGGCGGGGCGGGCATCCGGTCGCTGGAGCGCTTCGTGCGGAATCCAGTTGCCCAGTTGCGCGCGACGCTTGTGCTCGTTATCGAGCGCTAGATGCGCGACGCTCGTTCGCCTATTTGCCTATTTGCCTATTTGCGCGCGTCGAAGCCGTGCTCGACGACTCGCTCGCTCGCCGCGACGCACGGCGCGCGCAATACGTCGCACCGGCGCGCGATCCGATCGATCCGAGCATGATGCCCGAGCGCGACGCGCGCGTTATCGCGACGGCACAGTGCGGCGCGTGAAAAACGAGAGGCAGGCGCGCCGATCGGCGAGAACCCGCCACCGGGCGATGCGAAAGCCGCGCCTCCCGCGCCTTTTGCATCGATCGCGGCCCGCTCACCACCACCGATAGAAATGATGGACCGGCCCGACGCCATGCCCGACGTCGAGCCGCCCGCTCGCGCCGATCGCGCCCGTCAGATAGATTTTCGCGTCGGCAATCGCGTCCGCGAGCGTCGGCCGCTGCGGCAGCAGCGCGGCGATCGCCGACGACAGCGTGCACCCCGTGCCGTGCGTGTTCGCGACCGGCAGCCGCGTGCCCGGGAAGCGCTGCGCGCCGCCCGTGTGAATCAGCCAGTCCGGGCTCTCGTGCTCGGCGCCGAGATGGCCGCCCTTCATCAGCACCGCCTTCGCGCCGCGCGCGATGAGCGCTTCGCCCTGACGCACCATCTCGTCCTCGGTCGTCGCGATCG
Proteins encoded in this region:
- a CDS encoding DUF1853 family protein, whose translation is MNAAASPVPLSALRDAAVRDLAWLLSSASLLAPSAGAPLAQPWASVADAARTAAWLVALDAQPAPLHDALAQARPVRLGRYAECLLGYFVGHAPSLRLVAANLPLRLNGRTLGECDFLIETARGERLHWELAVKCYLCVATSGAASLVDFVGPNLADRFDLKRARLIDHQLLLTRRDEFASLGHAGPWRAQMLVKGWLFYRAGDARANGGIADPPEVGADHPRGFWVTRDAWPAFAGAQRGDVAWAVLPRLAWLAPRAIDEAAATQGPGALLAADAVLAQVAEQAGPSLVAALARDDDAMWREITRGFIVPDDWPERAAAFAAR